A window from Vigna angularis cultivar LongXiaoDou No.4 chromosome 7, ASM1680809v1, whole genome shotgun sequence encodes these proteins:
- the LOC108336404 gene encoding uncharacterized protein LOC108336404 isoform X1: MWNIGRSLTVGNEEEGESLLGEDSGGLCSLSTTQRIYGFAASFVAGVVCMLLSMIVFVKPIKFAVLFTFGNLLAVGSTGFLLGPAQQLGMMFDPVRVFATAIYLGCVVIALICALWIHSKVLTIVAVIIEIGALIWYSLSYIPFARRMVSELMIRLCDTEL, translated from the exons ATGTGGAACATTGGTCGGTCATTAACGGTAGGTAATGAAGAGGAGGGAGAGAGTTTGTTGGGTGAGGATTCAGGTGGCCTCTGCTCCCTCTCAACAACACAG AGAATTTATGGATTTGCCGCTTCTTTTGTTGCTGGTGTTGTCTGCATGCTACTG TCAATGATTGTTTTTGTGAAACCCATAAAGTTTGCGGTGTTGTTCACCTTTGGCAACCTGTTAGCCGTTGGAAG TACAGGCTTTCTTCTTGGACCTGCACAGCAATTGGGAATGATGTTTGACCCTGTTCGGGTTTTTGCTACAGCCATATACCTTGGATGCGTGGTTATAGCACTTATCTGTGCTCTTTGG ATTCATAGCAAAGTTCTGACCATAGTTGCTGTCATAATTGAGATTGGTGCCCTTATTTG GTATAGCCTCAGTTATATACCTTTTGCACGAAGAATGGTTTCTGAGTTGATGATCAGATTATGTGATACAGAACTTTGA
- the LOC108336404 gene encoding uncharacterized protein LOC108336404 isoform X2: MWNIGRSLTVGNEEEGESLLGEDSGGLCSLSTTQRIYGFAASFVAGVVCMLLSMIVFVKPIKFAVLFTFGNLLAVGSTGFLLGPAQQLGMMFDPVRVFATAIYLGCVVIALICALWIHSKVLTIVAVIIEIGALI, translated from the exons ATGTGGAACATTGGTCGGTCATTAACGGTAGGTAATGAAGAGGAGGGAGAGAGTTTGTTGGGTGAGGATTCAGGTGGCCTCTGCTCCCTCTCAACAACACAG AGAATTTATGGATTTGCCGCTTCTTTTGTTGCTGGTGTTGTCTGCATGCTACTG TCAATGATTGTTTTTGTGAAACCCATAAAGTTTGCGGTGTTGTTCACCTTTGGCAACCTGTTAGCCGTTGGAAG TACAGGCTTTCTTCTTGGACCTGCACAGCAATTGGGAATGATGTTTGACCCTGTTCGGGTTTTTGCTACAGCCATATACCTTGGATGCGTGGTTATAGCACTTATCTGTGCTCTTTGG ATTCATAGCAAAGTTCTGACCATAGTTGCTGTCATAATTGAGATTGGTGCCCTTATTTG a